A genomic segment from Myxococcales bacterium encodes:
- a CDS encoding methionine adenosyltransferase, with protein MPAKDYLFTSESVTEGHPDKVADAVSDAVLDAIIDQDPGARVACETLVTTGMAVVAGEITTNCYVHLPDIVRNTIKDIGYTSSYMGFDAETCAVLSSVDRQSPDIAMGVDANMGLHKEQGAGDQGIMFGFAINETDTLMPAPIYYAHALTMGLSMARRQSRLDFLRPDGKSQVTVEYRDDKPVRIHTVVIAAQHSPDVSHHDLVEGIKAEVVNKCLPANLLDKNTVYHINATGRFVFGGPMADAGVTGRKIIVDTYGGMGRHGGGAFSGKDPSKVDRTASYMARHIAKNIVAAGLADKCELQLGYVIGVADPVSVNIDTFGTEKTDPAKIVQAVRDLFPLKPAAMIKYLDLLRPIYRKTTAFGHFGREGFSWEKTDKAAELKKILG; from the coding sequence ATGCCCGCGAAAGACTATCTGTTTACTTCCGAATCCGTGACCGAAGGTCATCCCGATAAAGTGGCGGATGCCGTTTCCGATGCCGTGCTCGACGCGATCATCGACCAGGATCCCGGGGCGCGCGTCGCGTGCGAAACACTGGTGACCACCGGCATGGCCGTGGTCGCCGGCGAGATCACCACCAATTGCTACGTCCACCTGCCGGATATCGTCCGGAACACGATCAAGGACATCGGATATACCAGCTCCTACATGGGCTTCGACGCCGAGACCTGCGCCGTGCTGTCCAGCGTCGACCGGCAGAGCCCCGACATCGCCATGGGCGTCGACGCCAACATGGGCTTGCACAAGGAGCAGGGCGCGGGCGATCAGGGCATCATGTTCGGCTTCGCGATCAACGAAACCGACACCCTGATGCCGGCGCCGATTTACTACGCCCACGCGTTGACCATGGGCCTGTCGATGGCGCGGCGGCAAAGCCGGCTCGACTTCCTGCGCCCCGACGGCAAGAGCCAGGTGACGGTGGAATACCGCGACGACAAGCCGGTGCGCATCCACACGGTGGTCATCGCGGCGCAGCATTCGCCCGACGTCAGCCATCACGACCTGGTGGAAGGCATCAAGGCGGAAGTCGTCAACAAGTGCCTGCCCGCGAATCTGCTCGATAAAAACACGGTGTACCACATCAACGCCACCGGCCGGTTCGTCTTCGGCGGCCCGATGGCCGACGCGGGCGTCACGGGCCGGAAGATCATCGTCGACACGTACGGCGGCATGGGGCGGCACGGCGGCGGCGCGTTCTCGGGCAAGGACCCGTCGAAGGTGGACCGCACCGCCAGCTACATGGCGCGGCACATCGCCAAGAACATCGTCGCCGCGGGGCTGGCCGACAAGTGCGAATTGCAGCTCGGCTACGTCATCGGCGTGGCCGATCCGGTTTCGGTGAACATCGACACCTTCGGCACCGAAAAAACCGACCCGGCGAAGATCGTGCAGGCGGTCCGCGACCTGTTCCCGCTCAAGCCGGCGGCCATGATCAAGTACCTCGACCTGCTGCGGCCGATTTACCGCAAGACCACCGCGTTCGGCCACTTCGGCCGCGAGGGCTTCTCGTGGGAAAAGACCGACAAGGCGGCGGAGCTGAAGAAGATCCTGGGCTGA
- a CDS encoding glycosyltransferase family 39 protein, with product MRRLSFSCFWYPLLLFGLALAARYVFFRYFGNEFSHEGESYSKINLVRVWLDQGKPYPDPNFGPLHTWLIYLLVRIGGDWILPVRVFGLLVGSLTVPIYYFFLRAATDERTAILAALLFALFPTHLRASPTGLAEVPYLFFFVGGLWMYFLAWNRRDRRTWVYFSLAALGWTAAGMLRFEAWLYYPVLCLALLGRRRIGEAFGFGAMLAVFPLIHMGISWHDFGNPTNFAATSASSFLQYMPDMPWADKAFGWFYSLELGMGWPAAILAAAGLVSALIRRRFLLPAALLIFPLALLEYKAISNTLDPSLERYIVGLAALLYAFAGFALSSFGEHLQRIRTPLRHAVTVALAAILVFQVVHAWNEAVENRYPADVRQVVDWLRRYTGPADRVLPDQRFHPYVELESRLPIGAFVNLQWRPDRKALDPQAFALLLAETPPTIVIFDYLLADTPYVNSNLDVFPVPRDAPEYEQYGLRLTKVFAAGDFVIYRSTKKEADS from the coding sequence ATGCGCCGACTGTCCTTTTCCTGCTTCTGGTATCCGCTGCTCCTGTTCGGACTGGCGTTGGCGGCGCGTTACGTCTTTTTCCGCTACTTCGGAAACGAATTTTCCCATGAAGGCGAGAGCTACAGCAAAATCAACCTCGTGCGCGTCTGGCTCGATCAGGGTAAGCCGTATCCGGACCCCAATTTCGGGCCGCTGCACACCTGGCTGATTTACCTGCTGGTCCGGATCGGCGGCGATTGGATTCTGCCGGTGCGCGTTTTCGGGCTGCTGGTCGGTTCGCTGACCGTGCCGATCTATTATTTCTTCCTGCGCGCGGCGACGGACGAACGAACGGCGATCCTCGCCGCCCTCCTGTTCGCCTTGTTCCCGACTCATCTGCGCGCCAGCCCGACCGGCTTGGCGGAAGTGCCGTACCTGTTTTTTTTCGTCGGCGGCCTCTGGATGTATTTTCTGGCCTGGAATCGGCGCGACCGCCGGACGTGGGTCTATTTCTCACTGGCGGCCCTGGGTTGGACCGCCGCCGGAATGCTGCGCTTCGAGGCGTGGCTGTATTACCCGGTGCTGTGCCTGGCGCTGCTGGGGCGGCGCCGCATCGGCGAGGCCTTCGGCTTCGGGGCGATGCTGGCGGTCTTTCCCCTGATCCACATGGGGATCTCCTGGCACGATTTCGGCAACCCGACCAATTTCGCCGCGACCAGCGCGTCGTCGTTCCTGCAGTACATGCCCGACATGCCGTGGGCGGACAAGGCGTTCGGTTGGTTTTATTCGCTCGAACTGGGCATGGGCTGGCCGGCGGCGATTCTGGCGGCGGCCGGCCTGGTGTCGGCGTTGATCCGGCGGCGTTTTCTACTGCCGGCCGCGCTCCTGATTTTCCCGCTTGCCCTGCTGGAATACAAAGCGATCAGCAATACGCTGGACCCCAGCCTGGAGCGATACATCGTCGGCCTGGCGGCGCTGCTCTACGCCTTCGCCGGATTTGCCCTGTCGTCCTTCGGAGAGCATTTGCAGCGGATTCGGACGCCGCTCCGGCACGCGGTGACGGTCGCCCTGGCGGCCATCCTGGTATTTCAGGTGGTGCATGCCTGGAACGAGGCGGTGGAGAACCGCTATCCGGCTGACGTCAGGCAGGTGGTCGATTGGCTGCGGCGTTACACGGGCCCGGCGGATCGGGTGCTGCCAGATCAGCGGTTTCATCCGTACGTCGAACTGGAAAGCCGGCTGCCGATCGGCGCTTTCGTCAATTTGCAATGGCGGCCGGATCGCAAGGCGCTCGATCCGCAGGCTTTCGCGCTGCTCCTGGCCGAGACGCCGCCGACGATCGTCATTTTCGACTACCTGCTGGCCGATACGCCGTACGTCAATTCCAATCTCGACGTTTTTCCGGTGCCGCGCGACGCGCCGGAATACGAGCAGTACGGCTTGCGGCTGACCAAGGTTTTCGCGGCGGGCGATTTCGTGATCTACCGTTCGACGAAGAAGGAAGCGGACTCGTGA
- a CDS encoding SGNH/GDSL hydrolase family protein, producing MKIGKRLFFAGCAVLMVLGAAELAVRLLFPGIAAKAASMQFANPHRDQPESFVRDPLLFWRLKPDNAAWEVNADGYRGPRRAKDKSAGTLRVCCLGDSCTFGLSARPLAYADTYPAVLEKLLAARLGRPVEALNFGCPGYTSWQGLRQLETVVLSYRPDIVTAYFGTNDGYEAIGYPDAEQRPLDRIPGGRIAGLQVILWHSASYTLLTRGVTWAKRATAAAGLPRVSFEAFRVNAAAMRSVARERGFRLYFIPTYYIENNGVLTREEISAVEPLVDPREAFFGRGYPPDALFSPPPDRVHPTRLGHLLIAEAVADRLVSDLNNASSQDKVVD from the coding sequence GTGAAGATCGGCAAACGACTGTTTTTCGCCGGTTGCGCCGTCCTGATGGTTTTGGGCGCGGCGGAACTGGCGGTGCGGCTGCTTTTTCCGGGAATCGCGGCCAAGGCGGCGTCGATGCAATTCGCCAATCCGCACCGCGACCAGCCCGAGAGTTTCGTCCGCGATCCGTTGCTGTTCTGGCGGTTGAAACCCGACAACGCGGCCTGGGAAGTCAATGCGGACGGCTATCGCGGCCCCCGGCGCGCCAAGGACAAATCCGCGGGGACGCTCCGCGTCTGTTGCCTGGGCGATAGCTGCACCTTCGGCCTGAGCGCCCGGCCGCTCGCTTACGCCGATACCTACCCGGCGGTCCTCGAAAAATTGCTGGCGGCGCGGTTGGGCCGGCCGGTCGAGGCACTGAATTTCGGTTGCCCGGGTTACACCAGTTGGCAGGGGCTGCGCCAGTTGGAAACGGTCGTGCTTTCCTACCGTCCCGATATCGTCACCGCCTATTTCGGCACCAACGACGGTTACGAGGCGATCGGTTATCCGGACGCCGAGCAGCGGCCGCTGGACCGAATCCCCGGCGGCCGAATCGCCGGCCTGCAGGTGATTCTCTGGCACAGCGCGAGTTACACCCTGCTGACGCGCGGCGTCACCTGGGCCAAGCGGGCGACCGCCGCCGCCGGGTTGCCGCGGGTCAGCTTCGAGGCGTTTCGCGTCAACGCCGCCGCGATGCGGTCCGTGGCGCGGGAGCGGGGTTTTCGACTCTACTTCATTCCTACTTACTATATCGAAAATAACGGAGTGTTGACGCGCGAGGAAATCTCGGCGGTGGAGCCGCTGGTCGATCCACGGGAGGCGTTCTTCGGCCGCGGCTATCCGCCGGACGCGCTTTTCTCGCCGCCGCCGGATCGCGTACACCCGACGCGCCTGGGGCATCTATTAATAGCCGAAGCCGTGGCCGATCGGTTGGTAAGCGATCTCAACAACGCGTCATCGCAAGACAAAGTGGTCGATTGA